The following coding sequences lie in one Spinacia oleracea cultivar Varoflay chromosome 1, BTI_SOV_V1, whole genome shotgun sequence genomic window:
- the LOC110785472 gene encoding probable methyltransferase PMT11, producing the protein MKGPLNNGGDLIKSPLCVKISAIFFLSIAFFYIGKHYSDVGYNQLLFFSSASSSSPSVSLSPNLNKSFDITSEINSTLPTPSAGGGSPPVSVPVPVVVPPPPAEEPLKRFGIVDENGTMTEDFEIGEYDPNVVESWGNSSDSEVAVSETRVRVSKFPICGDSLREYIPCMDNEEAIKRLVSTEKGEKFERHCPEKGKELNCLIPAPKNYKIPIPWPRSRDEVWFFNVPHTRLVEDKGGQNWMIRAKDKFKFPGGGTQFIHGADQYLDQISQMIPEISFGQHTRVVLDVGCGVASFGAYLMSRNVTTLSVAPKDVHENQIQFALERGVPAMVAAFTTRRLPYPSQAYDMIHCSRCRINWTRDDGILLLEVNRLLRAGGYFAWAAQPVYKHEPILEEQWKEMVNLTTRLCWELVKKEGYIAIWQKPLNNSCYLSREAGTLPPLCDKDDDPDNVWYVNLQPCITRLPENGYGGNVTKWPERLHTPPDRLQSIQIDAYISRKELFKAESKYWNEIIGSYVRAWHWKTLKFRNVLDMRAGYGGFAAALVDFGIDCWVMNVVPVSGPNTLPVINDRGLIGVMHDWCEPFDTYPRTYDLLHASGLFAIERKRCNVSSIMLEMDRILRPGGRVYIRDIISVVEELQEIAKAMGWRAAIHDTSEGPHASYKVLSCDKQLLRK; encoded by the exons ATGAAAGGACCTCTCAACAATGGCGGCGACCTCATCAAATCGCCATTATGCGTCAAGATCTCCGCCATCTTCTTCCTCTCCATCGCATTCTTCTACATCGGCAAGCACTACTCTGATGTCGGCTACAATCAACTCCTCTTCTTCTCTTCCGCATCTTCATCTTCTCCTTCTGTTTCTCTCTCTCCTAATCTCAACAAATCGTTTGATATTACTTCCGAAATCAACTCCACTTTACCGACTCCTTCCGCTGGCGGTGGTTCTCCTCCTGTGTCGGTTCCAGTGCCGGTAGTGGTTCCACCGCCTCCGGCGGAGGAGCCATTGAAGAGGTTCGGGATCGTGGATGAGAACGGGACAATGACGGAGGATTTCGAGATCGGGGAGTATGATCCGAATGTGGTGGAGAGTTGGGGGAATTCTAGTGATTCTGAGGTTGCAGTTTCGGAAACTAGGGTTAGAGTTTCGAAGTTTCCTATTTGTGGTGATAGTTTGAGAGAGTATATTCCTTGCATGGATAATGAAGAGGCTATTAAACGGTTGGTTTCCACGGAGAAAGGGGAGAAGTTTGAGCGGCATTGTCCGGAGAAAGGAAAGGAGTTGAATTGCTTGATACCGGCGCCGAAGAATTACAAGATTCCGATCCCCTGGCCGAGAAGCCGTGATGAG GTATGGTTTTTTAATGTTCCTCATACACGTCTTGTTGAAGATAAAGGTGGTCAAAACTGGATGATTAGAGCAAAGGACAAATTTAAGTTTCCTGGAGGTGGTACACAATTTATACATGGTGCAGATCAATACTTGGATCAAATTTCTCAG ATGATCCCTGAAATTTCATTTGGCCAACATACGCGTGTTGTATTAGATGTTGGATGTGGTGTTGCAAGCTTTGGCGCCTACCTAATGTCACGAAATGTGACCACTTTATCAGTCGCTCCTAAGGATGTCCATGAGAATCAAATTCAGTTCGCACTTGAGCGGGGAGTGCCTGCAATGGTGGCAGCCTTTACTACTCGTCGTCTACCATATCCAAGTCAAGCTTATGATATGATACATTGCTCAAGATGTAGAATCAATTGGACTCGTGATG ATGGAATTCTTCTTCTTGAGGTCAATAGGTTGCTACGGGCAGGTGGCTACTTTGCATGGGCGGCACAGCCAGTTTATAAGCATGAACCAATTTTAGAAGAACAATGGAAAG AGATGGTTAACCTTACGACTCGTCTTTGCTGGGAGCTAGTGAAAAAGGAAGGATATATTGCAATTTGGCAAAAGCCCTTGAACAATAGTTGCTATCTGAGCCGCGAAGCTGGAACTCTCCCCCCTCTCTGTGATAAGGATGACGATCCAGATAATGTTTG GTATGTGAATCTCCAGCCATGCATCACTCGTCTTCCGGAGAATGGTTACGGTGGAAATGTAACAAAGTGGCCTGAAAGATTGCATACCCCGCCAGATAGGCTGCAGAGTATCCAAATTGACGCTTACATATCTAGGAAAGAGCTCTTCAAAGCTGAATCAAAATATTGGAATGAAATTATAGGAAGCTATGTTCGTGCTTGGCATTGGAAGACTTTGAAATTCAGAAATGTGTTGGACATGAGGGCCGGCTATGGAGG ATTTGCAGCTGCATTGGTTGATTTCGGTATAGATTGCTGGGTTATGAATGTGGTTCCTGTGAGTGGGCCAAATACGCTGCCTGTTATTAATGATCGTGGACTTATTGGAGTCATGCATGACTG GTGTGAACCCTTTGACACATACCCAAGAACTTATGATCTATTGCATGCCTCTGGCCTCTTCGCCATTGAGAGAAAAAG ATGCAATGTTTCTAGCATCATGCTTGAGATGGATCGGATCCTAAGGCCAGGTGGCCGTGTATATATCCGTGATATCATTTCTGTTGTCGAAGAGCTTCAAGAAATCGCCAAGGCAATGGGATGGCGAGCAGCTATTCATGACACTTCTGAAGGACCTCATGCTAGCTATAAGGTCTTGTCATGTGATAAGCAGCTGTTGCGAAAGTAA